A single window of bacterium DNA harbors:
- a CDS encoding transposase — MLIVKGRIRKTKTDKIDCKEILELYLKGEAQPTKILSQHLTSLKELTRLYTHLVDTKTNLSYRIREYIYQLFPEWENTFKDIFCKTILYLLEKQFSSPQLLSKTRRDKLAHIIRKVSHGKFGLPVVNQLKENAQNSFGIPLIQQALSLNLSLLVKSINSLDNILIPLENNIKNIFLQVPQHLLTVPGVAVIPASSFISELGNPNDFSNADKVIAWFGLDIVWKSSAGKGKGYHVSKTGTPYGRKWVYVAAGEFVRHFPPAKQKYLKIFKEHHIHKSSLIPICADLTKILFAMYRDGTTFDPSRYH; from the coding sequence GTGCTTATCGTAAAAGGAAGAATCCGTAAAACTAAAACTGATAAAATCGACTGTAAAGAAATTCTGGAACTATATCTTAAAGGTGAAGCACAGCCAACTAAAATTCTATCACAACATTTAACCAGTTTGAAAGAACTAACTAGATTATATACCCATTTAGTTGATACTAAAACAAATCTCTCTTATCGCATCAGAGAATATATTTATCAACTATTTCCAGAATGGGAAAATACCTTCAAAGATATCTTCTGTAAAACAATCCTTTATTTGCTGGAAAAACAATTTTCTTCTCCTCAATTATTAAGCAAAACTAGAAGAGATAAACTTGCACACATAATAAGAAAAGTCAGTCATGGAAAATTTGGTCTGCCAGTAGTTAACCAACTTAAAGAAAATGCCCAGAATAGTTTCGGTATCCCTCTTATTCAACAAGCACTTTCTCTTAATCTCTCTCTTCTGGTTAAATCTATCAACTCTTTGGACAATATTCTTATCCCATTAGAAAATAATATCAAAAATATTTTTTTACAGGTGCCTCAACATCTATTAACTGTCCCAGGAGTTGCTGTTATTCCAGCATCTTCTTTTATTAGTGAACTGGGTAACCCAAATGATTTCTCTAATGCTGATAAGGTTATTGCCTGGTTCGGATTAGACATTGTTTGGAAATCTTCTGCCGGCAAAGGTAAAGGTTATCATGTCTCCAAAACAGGTACTCCTTACGGCAGAAAATGGGTATATGTCGCTGCTGGTGAATTCGTCAGACATTTCCCACCAGCAAAACAAAAATATCTCAAAATTTTCAAAGAGCATCATATACATAAATCATCTTTAATACCTATTTGTGCTGACTTAACTAAAATATTATTTGCTATGTATCGGGATGGAACTACTTTTGACCCATCTCGATACCATTAA